In Methylobacterium aquaticum, the following are encoded in one genomic region:
- a CDS encoding lipopolysaccharide biosynthesis protein: MAAGASINETEAGGGAGTALAVFGVRIAAAACAFVAQVLMARLMGGEEYGIFATVWVWTALLGHGSTWGLSQAACRFLPTYRAQGAAGPERGFLAFGAVFSLAAASLLAGLGAGLLWLHPGLVAGAYAGPVLVAALVLPLFALQDFCEGVARGRNWTLLAVAPPYLLRQGLIMAFMLAAVGFGAPAEAAVAVACTLAATALSLAVQAATLLRRLGRERKPDRALYPWRDWLRAALPMALIDLAGSGFNFVDVLVLGFLLPPAEVGAYFAATRLLQFVVFVQYAASSVTAQRFAEAQARGDRAGLEALIRRWSRLTLLATLATGLAVVAAGPLLLGLFGPDFREALPLLALLVAGHGLAAAFGPAEDLLTMLGAERACAAVTVALLVAAVLLTLVLVPLLGLTGAALAAGLVTAGRGGILALLAHRRLGLLTPSFIPAFAR, translated from the coding sequence ATGGCGGCCGGGGCTTCGATCAACGAGACGGAAGCCGGCGGCGGCGCCGGCACCGCGCTCGCGGTGTTCGGCGTGCGGATCGCCGCGGCGGCCTGCGCCTTCGTCGCCCAGGTGCTGATGGCCCGCCTGATGGGCGGCGAGGAATACGGGATCTTCGCCACGGTCTGGGTCTGGACCGCCCTGCTCGGCCACGGCTCGACCTGGGGCCTGTCGCAAGCCGCCTGCCGCTTCCTGCCGACCTACCGGGCGCAGGGCGCCGCCGGGCCGGAACGCGGCTTCCTCGCCTTCGGGGCCGTGTTCTCCCTCGCCGCGGCCTCGCTCCTGGCGGGGCTCGGCGCCGGGCTGCTCTGGCTCCATCCCGGCCTCGTCGCCGGGGCTTACGCCGGCCCGGTGCTCGTCGCGGCCCTGGTGCTGCCGCTCTTCGCGCTCCAGGATTTCTGCGAGGGCGTGGCGCGGGGCCGCAACTGGACGCTGCTGGCCGTTGCGCCGCCCTATCTCCTGCGCCAGGGCCTGATCATGGCCTTCATGCTCGCGGCGGTCGGGTTCGGCGCGCCGGCCGAGGCCGCGGTCGCGGTGGCCTGCACGCTCGCCGCCACCGCCCTGTCGCTGGCGGTGCAGGCCGCGACGCTGCTGCGGCGCCTGGGACGGGAGCGCAAACCGGACCGCGCCCTCTATCCGTGGCGCGACTGGCTGCGGGCGGCCCTGCCGATGGCGCTGATCGATCTCGCCGGCTCCGGCTTCAACTTCGTCGACGTGCTGGTGCTGGGCTTCCTGCTGCCGCCGGCCGAGGTCGGCGCCTACTTCGCCGCGACGCGGCTGTTGCAATTCGTGGTCTTCGTCCAGTACGCCGCCTCCTCGGTGACGGCGCAGCGCTTCGCCGAGGCGCAGGCGCGGGGCGACCGGGCCGGGCTCGAAGCCCTGATCCGGCGCTGGTCGCGCCTCACCCTGCTGGCGACGCTGGCGACCGGCCTTGCCGTCGTGGCAGCGGGCCCGCTGCTCCTCGGCCTGTTCGGGCCCGACTTCCGCGAGGCCCTGCCGCTGCTGGCGCTCCTCGTCGCCGGCCACGGCCTCGCCGCCGCCTTCGGCCCGGCGGAGGATCTCCTGACCATGCTGGGGGCCGAGCGGGCCTGCGCCGCCGTCACGGTCGCGCTCCTCGTCGCCGCGGTGCTCCTCACCCTGGTCCTGGTCCCGCTCCTCGGCCTCACCGGCGCGGCGCTTGCCGCCGGCCTGGTGACCGCCGGGCGGGGTGGAATCCTGGCGCTCCTGGCGCATCGCCGCCTCGGTCTCCTCACACCGTCCTTCATACCGGCCTTCGCCCGATGA